In Populus trichocarpa isolate Nisqually-1 chromosome 16, P.trichocarpa_v4.1, whole genome shotgun sequence, a genomic segment contains:
- the LOC7455829 gene encoding major latex allergen Hev b 5, whose translation MATVEVAAAPAIPEAEVPEVTKTEETTTETAPPASEPVAEELTEAAPAVAPAAEPEAEPAVEVETKEVVEEPAKAEPEEVAAPAVEETPEETPAETVTEEPKEETKKEAAPAPVEEEKPAEEEKPAEAPAAETTSTEVPVEITE comes from the exons ATGGCTACTGTTGAG GTTGCAGCTGCTCCAGCAATTCCAGAGGCTGAGGTACCTGAGGTGACCAAGACCGAGGAGACAACCACTGAAACTGCACCACCCGCCTCTGAGCCAGTAGCCGAAGAACTAACAGAAGCAGCACCCGCTGTTGCCCCGGCCGCAGAACCTGAAGCTGAACCTGCAGTTGAGGTTGAAACCAAGGAGGTTGTTGAAGAACCAGCAAAAGCTGAGCCTGAAGAGGTTGCAGCTCCAGCAGTAGAAGAAACTCCTGAGGAGACTCCTGCAGAAACTGTTACTGAGGAGCCCAAAGAAGAGACCAAGAAGGAGGCAGCACCAGCTCCTGTTGAGGAAGAGAAACCAGCAGAAGAAGAGAAGCCAGCTGAAGCACCAGCTGCAGAGACAACCAGCACAGAAGTTCCAGTGGAGATCACTGAGTGA